From one Babylonia areolata isolate BAREFJ2019XMU chromosome 35, ASM4173473v1, whole genome shotgun sequence genomic stretch:
- the LOC143277899 gene encoding leucine-rich melanocyte differentiation-associated protein-like has product MEGGERRGQRWSLAYQNITELPQGLAEKYGAVITELDLSHNKIVDLRCLAEFPALETVVLDHNLLTSHVKLPPLPHLHTLWLNHNRITNLGMFVSTVALHCPNLRILSMMNNEAAPSFFNGGSYQQYMDFRYYVISRLPKLEVLDYKPVSIEEREEASRIYGARRKNRQAAKLEQSAMF; this is encoded by the exons ATGGAGGGAGGCGAGAGGCGGGGGCAGAGGTGGTCGCTGGCGTACCAGAACATCACAGAGCTGCCACAGGGACTGGCTGAGAAATATGGAGCTGTCATCACAGAGCTGGacctcagccacaacaaaattgT AGACCTGCGATGTCTGGCGGAGTTCCCTGCCCTGGAGACCGTGGTGCTGGACCACAACCTGCTGACCTCCCACGTCaagctgccccccctcccccacctccacaccctctgGCTCAACCATAACCGCATCACCAACCTGG GGATGTTCGTGTCCACAGTGGCCCTTCACTGCCCCAACCTGAGGATTCTGTCCATGATGAACAATGAGGCCGCGCCCAGCTTCTTCAATGGGGGGTCCTACCAGCAGTACATGGACTTCAG gtactACGTCATCAGCCGACTCCCCAAACTGGAAGTGTTGGACTACAAGCCAGTCAGCattgaggagagggaggaggccaGTCGCATCTAcggt GCACGCAGGAAAAATCGTCAGGCCGCAAAACTGGAGCAAAGTGCCATGTTTTAG